The genomic interval GTGAGAGGATGAACTAACCTACATAAAGAAAACACTTAGTGAATAGAAGTCTGAAACTGACTTATACGCAGGCTTATATTTGTGTTTTGGTATGAAAATTTCATATTGATTACTTATTTGATATTTGAACAGCAGCATTCAGTTGATTCAGTAAATACAGTGGGCCCAAACATGAAACGCGTGAAAATGCTTCTACcgtattttgctttttttttgtcatttaatattgcatttagtattatattacatatatatacagattATATTATCACTGTAACAATTTGAATCAAAAgttgaattaaaaatgttatattttattgttattatattatgtgatattttattatcttcTGCTTTGCACCTCTTTTGCTTTAATAACAGATTTATTATGCTTATTATAATGAATTACTTTTGATTAGTGAATTAGCAAATTTTCAGTAAcactattttacagtgtctGTTACACATCTTACATGTAGTATTATTAATCATATAGTAAGtattaattgttaattaataCTACTCCATAGAACTGTTTAAATCACAGATTTTTAATGTGATCTCATATTTCTGCACTTAACCTTTTTTTGGAGAATGATTTCatgtttgtgcatgtatgtgcatttgtgtttttgtgcagcGATGAATGTAGAGAGGATTATCGAGTGTATCAGAGAGGGCGATCAGAAAGGACTCAAGGCAGAACTACAGCAATTTAATCGAGAGGTACTCACAATTAACAGTGATTATATTCAGTCTAGTGGCTCCAAAACCAATGTATTAATAACATTTGTACTGACAATGCATGTCATTATAAAATAATCTACTTTGCACAAGTTGTGCACTCAAAGctcacattttatgtaattgctCTTTTCTAATTGCACACTCTCTCTTGCTCCTAGTACGCACAGTGCTTCTTCTATGATTTGGAGGAGAGGGAGAGAAGAAAAGTAAGATATATTTGAGTGCAATTACATGTACACACTCACAGGAAAGAACAACGAGTCTCTTTATATCTTTAAATAAGATAAAGATGCCACTATCTCACAAGTTTCAGAAAAGATCTCAGACTTAAAAgatacactatgtaacttttttgttcaaaattaacaacatttaaatagtgaGTCAATACATTATCAGTCCTTCCTCCAAAACGTGTTtctgtcttaccctgattcactatggtaagcctattataagtgtttatattttagaccagGCGGGATGGTTTTCGCAGGAGATTGTGTACATATGTCATTTGCCTGTGCGTGTCTCATCCTATCTATAATTAGAGAAAAGTTGCTTCAGCTACTTGTTGTGAGAGTGGCATTAGTGTCACAGCGATCGaaaaaggttgacatggagcagctaaatGTCGAATCTCCGGGGAATCACTTGCCTTGgcttttctatggaagcttgtttctgccatgaaataaaaaataaaaaaaggtaattgtgactttttatcttacaattctgacttttttctcagaattgtgagatataaactcaaaagttgtgagttataatgtcagaattgcgtgatataaagtcagaattatgtgatataaaatcagaattgcgatataaagtcagaattgtgatataaagtcagaattgtgtgatataaaatcagaattgcgatataaagtcagaattgtgatataaagtcagaactgtgtgatataaagtcagaattgcgagttataaagtcagaattgcgtgaaataaaatcagaattgtgtgatataaagtcagaattgcgtgaaataaaatcagaattgtgtgatataaagtcaggattgcgagttataaagtcagaattgcgtgaaataaaatcagaattgtgtgatataaagtcagaattgcgtgaaagTCACAACTGTGagatacaaactcacaattgcgtgttataatgtccaactGGGAAAGAAGACTGATGTTTTTTTGCAcgtttttatcttgttttatctcgcgtttatatctcacaattctgactttttatcacacacaattctgactttataactcgcagttgcagaattgtgagataaaaagtcacaattaccttttttatttttttatttagtggcagaaacaagcgcAGATAGCGAGAAATGAGGgatttaaaatattgtaaaagcgATGCATAGATGGCGTTTTTATTACTTAACAAGGTATTTGATTTTACAGATAAATTGctatatgtagctctctaagggttcattgtaaagcattatctattgtcaAAGGTTATATTCATCCgcagtcacgcagagccgaagcagCACAGCCAAAACTGTGCTCTTCTGCAAAATACATGCAGTTTTGTTGTTAACCACTAGAGGGCTGttaagttacatagtgtacctttaaaatgTGCTCAAATTGGTCAAATTCAGGGATTTCTATATATGACTTCCAGACCAAATGTTCTTCCCAGAGCAAATATgtgttatgtattttatattttgatttctccaaatattttttttttccaaagaaacatctgagacaaagcttatatttaatttacaaagaaataagaaaaataagctATATGAAAGTGTAACATTTGCGTCATACAAATTTCCTCTGGGCAGAAAATATTTCCTGCATGTCTATGTCTATTTGCGGATACTGCAGTTGACTTGATTCCCGGCCTGCAGCTCATTAATATATAGACCATAATCTCCCTGCTAATTCCATTCCAGATAGCAAGTCAGTGTTGATGTATCTACGTAATTGCATTGAATTAAGATTACAATGAAAATTGGTTCAACATAATTTTTGCATCTTCACTAAATGTTGAAACAATGTTCAAATttcataaaagaagatattttaaaggatgttggtaaccaaatagTTTCTGGTCCCTATtggctttttttcccctccatactctggaagtcaatggggaccagcaactgtttggttacccacattcttcaaaatatcttcttttgtgttcagcagaacaaagaaatacaaGTTTAGaagaacttgagggtgagtaaatgatgacagcatttttattttggggtgaaccatccctttcaACACTTCAGCTACTTCAATGCTATACATTAACAAATTCTTAATCATTACAAACTTTCTATTAGAAATACTTAAacgttataataaataaataagggaAGTTCAGGAAGACCTTACAGTCACtaattggatggttgtggtttgctattggtcagtctcatgtgagtgacaggttgtcccgccctcgtgccagtaaacacgtcatcagagaagagaagagatgttgctgcatgAGGaaaggggaagttattttgattaaagattaagagggcacacagataaatcatgtataataaacactgcaatattccataaaaaataggAATTGCcaaatttgatttcatgaaaatgttttgatGAAAACTCAACATTGTATCAATATCACCTTGCTATCTGGAATATATTTCTCCTTTCCTGGttcaacatatttttaaaacatgcaaatacAAAACGCACATTTAGAatagaaaaacatattttctttgTCGTATCTTTTGGGTTGGATTAATGACTTTCATATTTTTCTGTCGTCTGGCTGCTTGTTCAATCTAAAAAGAGGCAGGAGCTGGAAGAGGTAATATTTTCTACATTCTTGAATTCCCCAAGGCTACTGACATCCTGATTGACCATTGTTAACCCTCTGGTGGACATTTTAGACCAAAAAAACTTgcgtgttaatttttttttcattatcctttaataaaatggcaaaaaaaactTGATGAATTTCATGGCACTTCCTctataaacatacacaaaaaaaatcgtGGACATGATTAGAAAAGGCTATATAGTCACACTTGTGATCTTCATCGTCAAAACTGACGGCATAGGAAATTAATGGGACATACGAAAAACAGAGCTTTTTATAGAGAAACGATTAAATAGTCTTggataatgtctaaatatatatccaaatgcAAAATCTAATAAAAGTGTGTCTATAATTATGCCTGAAAATACTGATAAGGAACTATAGCGTGATTTCACCAAAGTaaaaacatctttgttgatcctagaacaacattccaatcaaccaatcagaagtttaggcttacaaccagggttaggtgcttctacatcagtgttactcacctatcatttccctctgattttagggatatgttatgggtagggttaggtttaggggtagggatagggttaggactatGTTTTCGGACAGGAATGATGTTCCTGgattaacaaaatatgttgatccaggaatatGTCTTGGCCAAAATTACGGTGGCACAGTCCATCAAGTGGCACCAATCTGCCTTACATGCATTggattttatatacttttactatatttttaacttaaacactgtattaaaaataattaaaaaaaaaaaaagattattttataaatgctgtataattTGAAGGTGTATATTGTCTAGTAACATGAAATCcccataaaatacaaaatattaaagaataaaatatagtacattcattaaattataaaaaaagtattgttttCAGTCTGTTTTGACCGACTAGGGTCACAAGTGTGACCCCTAAATGAAGAATAGAGTGGTGGagggatgacatatttttgtaggccaaaacctggAAATGAGTTAACATTTTATCACTTCCAGTTCTATCATCCTGAAATCAATGggttttttggttaaatgcttgaaataagGTCCATGGTGAACAcgagctcaagatattttcacattttgttctacgatataaaatacatcaataataTCCTCTTGTCTTTGTAAAAGgaggttgctaacaagtggctaaatgacACTACAGAAGTTGTCTGACATTAAACGTTATCACAtcgaacaggtaaactcatctactcactagtcgcTTTCACAGccttgttgtgtttataatcatgcTCATGCTCTTGCTAACTATTCTAACGTATCTCAAACGTTCAGAGAAATTTTTTCAAACAAAGTCTGAATGAGTTGTCGGAAGTTTAGTGATGGTGACGTTGAGGTAATGTGACCgtggtgtagttcgtttataACCTACGTTTAGCTTTTGACTTCTGCCGGTTGTATTTATGATTCAAAATTCATtcaaaagttgtgttcatttgtgaagattatcaggATGAACAATATGTGTAAGAATCATAAGCTTTTGTTagtcacagaccttattttctgcaataatccaaaaacCAATCCTATTGAATTTTTGTCGAGGGAgccagggtgatgctaacttccaagttggcctacaaaaatatgtcattgaTCCCTGCATCACTCtataccagagggttaaaggtGGAGAGCACAACATCACTAGCAGTACCAAAACTAATCACTGTTATATATTAATTCCTATTGGCCTGTCATGTAACGGCAATAAAAACGGAATGCATGAATCGCAGTATACTCAAAATGGTTTGTTCctataacactttttttttgggTCACCGCAgttcagaaagaataaagtgcGGGATTATGTGTCCGACTCGGATTCAGACTACGATGAGTCCTGTAACCCAGACGTCATTTTGAGACAGGTAACCTTGgctcttttaaataaatacacacataaaccATCCTAAGACAAGTTCCGCCtttaatttgcatttgtttctctctcttgccCTCAGGCTCTGGCTACAGTTTTGGTCAGGTTCCTCCAGACTGAACCGCAAGGGCGTGTGCTGAAAGTATGTCTGAGATCCTTACGAATCCTCTCAAGAGACAAAAAGGTTATGGGACCTCTGGTCACTGACAGAGCGCTGCTCACTCTAGCCCACCTGGGCGGCATCAGCAATGCACCTATTCCAATAGAAGACACTGACAATGATGTTGACCCCTATAATGACGTCATCGTGGCTATTTCTGAGATCAAATTAGGCCAAGCAGATGAGGATGATCACGGTGGTGAGGAAGACGATGGTTCTGAGGCTGTAATCAGTGATGCGAACGACCCTGTGGTCTGGGGGCCAAGCGATTGGTGTGGTGATCGCAAGGCTAGCACATTTTCAAGCATGAGCCTCGGACCTTCTCGCAGGAGGAGCAGCGTTTTTAAAGCTCTCACACCTGGTAAAAGAGACAGCAGAGGAAGCCTGGGAGGaggggaggaagaggaggaaaaaGATGACGAAGAGGAAACCAGGAAGGAAGTTATGAAAATCTTATGTAACATTGTTTACAATAGTGCTTGGGCACAAGAGAGAGCCAGTGAACTCAGGTATGAGCCATTTCTACATACGATTTAAACTTTCCTCATGGGCACTGTGAAAAACGCAAgacctgttgcatgaagctagtttaacaaactctgagtttcggagtaggtttagagttgacaaaaccatacaaatccaacctggtttagatcaggctCACAATACTCAGTATAAAtgttctctgtcaactcagggaTTGATCCAGAGATTGTGAATAACTCATCTTGAGCCGAAAAACAAGGGTTTGCTCACAACTAATCTCAAACTTTGGTAGGAATTGAAACtggcttcatgcaacaggcctcgGAGGTTTACTGTTTAAATGAAAACCTAGAAGAAAAACTGTGATATTgtatagggcttttcacacttgaaatagtgtattctaaaccccgggtaaatggAATCCTGTGTTATCCTGCTTCACagtcacactgctcataatttacccggggttaataattaatcctgggtattcataagctgacaTTTCACACtctacattcctaaaccctgggttaacgtttttatttgcggtgtcagtgtcattgattggataaacgcagcacgagacctgtttacatagcactagcattgcgcatcctcGGATTCACGACTGTACTATTGAGTTTATACTAaatggacatttcggactataaaggtaaaaatCAAATGGTCTCTTCTTCATTTCAATTGTCTCTTCAATCAGTCAATTGTCACGTTTTCTgccagcatttgacatttttcctctcaaacactaaatttactgtttatatacaatgcacagtgtttccatgactgtccaaagcaggcaaatatgagTGCCACTGCAAAAGCGGTACTACTCCTGAGCAGGGTTTTGTAATCCcgaaaagcggtgctaaccccacTTCCAAAGTACAATAGTGAAATGTtcctttacccagggttaaaagcggtgtttagaatgaagttaagtgcagtgtgaaaagcccttatgATATTCCTTAAAGTAATGTTATAATAAActgtattataatttattagaGTTTATTATTTTGAGAAGTGCATTCTATTGTACAATAgttatatatttctgtcatcatttcttcaagttttattttggcgggttgtgAAGACCTATGATTTCTCCGGCCAGAATTTAGTCATAAAAATGGAACTTACTGTGTAATGAGGAATGTCATGGAATATTTGGCAAAATTTGGATAAGTAAATCAAAAGTAGCGTAGTACACTTAATCAAATAATGATATGGACTAGTTTCTATGAATACTAAACCGCAAAATGACTACTATTTACCAGCCTAGTCTACTACACATAATAAAACACACGTGACGCTTGTGGTGTTTTTTGTGGGGGGTTTGGGACACTGTATTCACTGaaactaaatatatttgcatgtcatatgcttttttcttttctctcccaTTGCTTGCTATACTTCAGTATCCTCTGTGGTCTGACGGAAAAGCTAAATAAGGAGTTTCAGTCTGCATCTTCTCCTTGTGGCCAGTTTTACACGCTCCGGTTCATGTTTTTACTGACGGCGCTGAGACCTGAACTCAGAACACAGCTGAAACAAGTATCTACTTTTCTCCTTCCATTATTTGAATTTTGAGCAAATATTGTAAAACAAATAATCTTTTCTGGTATCGTATTATGTACGCtaactttcaaaagtttggggtcagtaagattttttaaacttttttcagcaaggaaacattaaattgaacaaaatgtatcatggtttccacaaaaatattaataaattttaataaatattaataaataaaaacattaataacaataagaaatgttcttgagcaacaaatcagcatattagaatgatttctgaaggatcatgtgacactgaagactggagtaatgatgctggaaattcagctttgatcacaggaataaattacattttaaacaggtattttaaattgtaataatatttcagaatattactgtttttaatgtatttttgatcaaataaatgcggccttggtgagcataagagacatctttgaaaaatctaaaaaaaatcatactgagcccaaacttttgaacggtagtgtaaattGTTTTATATCGGTCAGCGGTCACAATCCTATCTACATATTGTATTGacttttttggtcatttttaggAGGGAGGAGTGCCTCTGTTGACCACAGTGCTGGAGAAGTGTTTATCAGTACAGTGGAAGGAACAGTTCAAGGTTGTGCTGGATCCTGCAGCGCCTTTTATAAGTGTGGAAGACTCACAGCAGGCTCAGGAGGCTCTGAAGATCCTTTTTAATAtcacacacagcacacacactcaAGAACCTGAAGAGG from Ctenopharyngodon idella isolate HZGC_01 chromosome 12, HZGC01, whole genome shotgun sequence carries:
- the si:dkey-94f20.4 gene encoding synembryn-A; this encodes MAHSGEDTLTAMNVERIIECIREGDQKGLKAELQQFNREYAQCFFYDLEERERRKRQELEEFRKNKVRDYVSDSDSDYDESCNPDVILRQALATVLVRFLQTEPQGRVLKVCLRSLRILSRDKKVMGPLVTDRALLTLAHLGGISNAPIPIEDTDNDVDPYNDVIVAISEIKLGQADEDDHGGEEDDGSEAVISDANDPVVWGPSDWCGDRKASTFSSMSLGPSRRRSSVFKALTPGKRDSRGSLGGGEEEEEKDDEEETRKEVMKILCNIVYNSAWAQERASELSILCGLTEKLNKEFQSASSPCGQFYTLRFMFLLTALRPELRTQLKQEGGVPLLTTVLEKCLSVQWKEQFKVVLDPAAPFISVEDSQQAQEALKILFNITHSTHTQEPEEEDASLYRHLAAVLRHCLMVSSEEEEATDELKGHAANMLSALPLSCLDVLVSVPLGPDSHQMNGVNMDCVHDLLMYMERKLEQGEKVKERLTPVLNLLTECSRGHRETRRYLRQQILPPLKDASTKPEKGNTLRNRLVRLMTHLDTELKHCAADLLFVLCKENVSRFVKYTGYGNAAGLLATRGLLGGQRSQASSSGAQYSSDSDSDTEEYRQIKDKVNPVTGQVEEEQPDPMEGMTEEEKEEEAHRLISLFNKLSKDNMIQPMGLNQEGQLVPMSELKDLSMEERESEEENDDLENVE